From Halomicrobium salinisoli, the proteins below share one genomic window:
- a CDS encoding type II toxin-antitoxin system VapC family toxin, which yields MSDPGATPLFVDTGAFYARADTDDAHHDDAVRIFDAIRSGELPYRPLYTSQAVLSEFATLALYKLGHETAVRGLKAVRQSGSFNVVSIGEATFASAVEQFRAYDDQQISFVDHTTAVLATERDIDHVFAFDSDFRALEFSLVPEDVQLPGE from the coding sequence GTGAGCGATCCAGGTGCAACGCCGCTGTTCGTCGACACAGGGGCCTTTTACGCTCGGGCTGATACAGACGACGCACACCACGACGACGCAGTCCGCATCTTCGACGCGATCCGGTCGGGGGAACTGCCGTATCGTCCACTGTATACGTCACAGGCAGTGCTCTCGGAGTTCGCTACCCTCGCCCTGTACAAGCTGGGACACGAGACCGCAGTGAGGGGCCTGAAAGCGGTCCGGCAATCGGGCAGCTTCAACGTCGTTTCGATCGGTGAGGCGACGTTCGCATCCGCGGTGGAACAGTTCAGGGCGTACGACGATCAGCAGATCTCTTTCGTCGATCACACGACCGCCGTTCTCGCGACTGAGCGTGACATAGACCACGTGTTCGCCTTCGACAGCGACTTTCGGGCTCTGGAATTCTCGCTCGTCCCCGAGGACGTGCAGTTGCCGGGCGAGTGA
- a CDS encoding DeoR family transcriptional regulator, whose amino-acid sequence MSREEREESGRYAEIVTLDDVVGVFETVDGPIVTSADVAAALDCSRETARRKLRSLEAQGLVASRKTAGRVVWWQVDSSDQTVEDIDADDPFWDFEPGASGESDISENVDDVLYGAGDP is encoded by the coding sequence ATGAGTCGGGAGGAACGGGAGGAGAGCGGTCGATACGCTGAAATCGTCACGCTCGACGACGTCGTCGGCGTGTTCGAAACCGTAGACGGACCAATCGTCACGTCCGCGGACGTGGCTGCGGCGCTCGACTGCTCGCGGGAGACCGCCCGCCGCAAGCTCCGATCACTCGAGGCGCAGGGTCTGGTTGCCAGCCGGAAGACTGCCGGTCGAGTCGTGTGGTGGCAGGTCGATAGTAGTGATCAGACCGTCGAAGATATCGACGCCGACGATCCGTTCTGGGACTTCGAGCCCGGAGCGTCCGGCGAGTCCGACATCTCTGAAAACGTGGACGACGTGCTGTACGGAGCGGGCGATCCGTGA
- the glmS gene encoding glutamine--fructose-6-phosphate transaminase (isomerizing) encodes MCGIIGCVGRGEDTLDVLVHGLAKLEYRGYDSAGVALANGGVSVCKRAGEIDDLRDELEGNSLSGKVGIGHTRWSTHGPPTDENAHPHQDCTGDVAVVHNGIIENYQEIRDELVAEGHEFKSDTDTEVVPHLIENALADGDSPEEAIRYVVERLDGSYAIAAVVAGHEAVFVARNDSPLVLGLGEDATYLASDVPAFRDHTDQVVYLDDGEFARLDADGWEVRNTAGERVEKTVDTVTWDAEETGKSGYDHFMLKEIHEQPRALRQCLRGRVDEMAGTVDIEDLGDLSPKRVQFVACGTSYHAAMYGAQLFQRAGVPAETYLASEYATSPPPIGDALVVGVTQSGETADTLSALREARARGARTLAVTNTVGSTAARECDHALYIRAGPEIGVAASKTFASQLGALNLLALGTTRTDDARDAIAALRDLPGQVQALLDENDARSVAEAYQDAGAYFFIGRGLQYPVALEGALKMKEITYKHAEGFAAGELKHGPLALVTQDTPVFAVVLGDGERARKTVGNVKEVEARDAPVVAVTDGQSDVERYADRVLEVPETHPRAGAVLANVQLQLVSYYTAKLLDRSIDKPRNLAKSVTVE; translated from the coding sequence ATGTGCGGCATCATCGGCTGCGTCGGCCGCGGTGAGGACACGCTGGACGTCCTCGTCCACGGCCTCGCGAAACTGGAGTACCGCGGCTACGACTCGGCCGGCGTGGCGCTGGCCAACGGCGGCGTCTCGGTGTGCAAGCGCGCCGGCGAGATCGACGACCTCCGGGACGAACTGGAGGGCAATTCACTCTCCGGGAAGGTCGGCATCGGTCACACCCGCTGGAGCACGCACGGCCCGCCGACCGACGAGAACGCCCACCCCCACCAGGACTGCACCGGCGACGTCGCCGTCGTCCACAACGGCATCATCGAGAACTACCAGGAGATCCGCGACGAACTCGTCGCCGAGGGCCACGAGTTCAAGTCCGACACGGACACCGAGGTCGTGCCCCACCTCATCGAGAACGCGCTGGCCGACGGCGACTCGCCGGAGGAGGCCATCCGCTACGTCGTCGAGCGCCTCGACGGGAGCTACGCCATCGCGGCGGTCGTCGCCGGCCACGAGGCCGTCTTCGTCGCCCGCAACGACTCGCCGCTCGTGCTCGGACTGGGCGAGGACGCCACCTACCTCGCCAGCGACGTGCCCGCCTTCCGCGACCACACCGATCAGGTCGTCTACCTCGACGACGGCGAGTTCGCGCGGCTGGACGCCGACGGCTGGGAAGTGCGGAACACGGCTGGCGAGCGCGTCGAGAAGACAGTCGACACGGTCACCTGGGACGCCGAGGAGACGGGCAAGAGCGGGTACGACCACTTCATGCTCAAGGAGATTCACGAGCAGCCCCGCGCCCTGCGGCAGTGCCTGCGCGGCCGCGTCGACGAGATGGCCGGCACCGTCGACATCGAGGACCTCGGGGACCTCTCGCCGAAGCGCGTCCAGTTCGTCGCCTGCGGGACCTCCTACCACGCCGCGATGTACGGCGCCCAGCTGTTCCAGCGCGCGGGCGTCCCCGCCGAGACCTACCTCGCCAGCGAGTACGCCACCTCGCCGCCGCCCATCGGCGACGCCCTCGTGGTCGGCGTCACCCAGAGCGGTGAGACGGCGGACACCCTCTCCGCGCTGCGCGAGGCCCGCGCCCGAGGCGCCCGCACGCTCGCCGTCACGAACACCGTCGGCTCGACGGCCGCCCGCGAGTGCGACCACGCGCTGTACATCCGCGCCGGCCCCGAGATCGGCGTCGCCGCCTCCAAGACCTTCGCCTCCCAGCTGGGCGCCTTGAACCTCCTGGCGCTGGGGACTACCCGGACCGACGACGCCCGCGACGCCATCGCCGCGCTGCGGGACCTCCCCGGCCAGGTCCAGGCACTCCTCGACGAGAACGACGCCCGGTCGGTCGCAGAGGCCTACCAGGACGCCGGCGCCTACTTCTTCATCGGCCGCGGCCTCCAGTACCCCGTCGCGCTGGAGGGCGCCCTGAAGATGAAGGAGATCACCTACAAGCACGCCGAGGGGTTCGCCGCCGGCGAGCTCAAGCACGGCCCGCTGGCGCTGGTGACCCAGGACACGCCCGTCTTCGCCGTCGTGCTGGGCGACGGCGAGCGCGCCCGGAAGACCGTGGGTAACGTCAAGGAGGTCGAGGCCCGCGACGCCCCCGTCGTCGCCGTCACCGACGGCCAGAGCGACGTCGAGCGCTACGCCGACCGGGTCCTCGAAGTCCCGGAGACCCACCCGCGCGCCGGCGCCGTGCTGGCCAACGTCCAGCTCCAGCTCGTCTCCTACTACACGGCCAAGCTGCTGGACCGGTCGATCGACAAGCCGCGGAACCTCGCGAAGAGCGTCACCGTGGAGTAA
- the glmU gene encoding bifunctional sugar-1-phosphate nucleotidylyltransferase/acetyltransferase, whose translation MSVSTAVVLAAGEGTRLRPLTRNRPKPMLPAANRPILEYVFDALIDAGVSRIVVVVGYKRDRVQDHFGPTYRDVTLTYVTQEKQLGSGHALLQARSAVDGPVLVVNGDRVIDRNSVAAVTDRFEADPDTPALAVLERPDASQYGAVDIRDGKLVSIVEKPDSDEYRMINGGIYAFPEDVFGAIEATPRTEGELALTDTISRMVEREAVRGVTTEGMWVDATYPWDLLAVAREVLARGRVVQSERGEGVWVDESARVHDDATLQAPAVVGPDCEVAAGAVVGPDAALGGNVTVGPNATVQNSVLDADTRVDAGSTLIDTVTGQDVDLGAGTVVPGGPADVQVNTQVFEDRRLGAVLADRATARGNVSFSPGTLVGPSATLHAGVHASGQIAEGAEVMR comes from the coding sequence ATGAGCGTCAGCACGGCAGTGGTGTTGGCGGCTGGCGAGGGGACGCGGTTGCGCCCGCTGACGCGCAATCGTCCCAAACCCATGCTGCCAGCAGCAAACCGCCCCATCCTCGAGTACGTCTTCGACGCCCTGATAGACGCCGGCGTCTCCCGCATCGTCGTCGTGGTCGGGTACAAGCGCGACCGCGTCCAGGACCACTTCGGTCCGACCTACCGCGACGTAACGCTGACGTACGTCACCCAGGAGAAGCAACTCGGCAGCGGGCACGCCCTCCTCCAGGCGCGCTCCGCGGTCGACGGGCCCGTCCTCGTCGTCAACGGGGACCGAGTCATCGACAGGAACTCGGTCGCGGCGGTCACCGACCGGTTCGAGGCCGACCCGGACACGCCGGCGCTGGCCGTTCTGGAGCGACCAGACGCCAGTCAGTACGGGGCCGTCGACATCCGCGACGGCAAGCTCGTCTCCATCGTGGAGAAGCCCGACTCCGACGAGTACCGGATGATCAACGGCGGCATCTACGCCTTCCCGGAGGACGTCTTCGGCGCCATCGAGGCGACCCCCCGGACCGAGGGCGAACTCGCCCTGACGGACACCATCTCGCGCATGGTCGAGCGCGAAGCGGTCCGCGGCGTGACCACGGAGGGGATGTGGGTCGACGCGACCTACCCCTGGGACCTGCTGGCCGTCGCGCGCGAGGTGCTGGCCCGCGGACGCGTGGTCCAGTCCGAGCGCGGGGAGGGCGTCTGGGTCGACGAGTCGGCCCGGGTCCACGACGACGCCACGCTCCAGGCGCCGGCCGTCGTCGGACCCGACTGCGAGGTGGCGGCCGGCGCCGTCGTCGGCCCGGACGCCGCGCTGGGCGGGAACGTCACCGTCGGTCCCAACGCGACCGTCCAGAACAGCGTCCTCGACGCGGACACGCGCGTCGACGCCGGGTCGACCCTGATCGACACGGTGACCGGACAGGACGTGGATCTGGGCGCAGGCACCGTCGTCCCCGGCGGCCCGGCCGACGTCCAGGTCAACACGCAGGTGTTCGAGGACCGCCGGCTGGGCGCCGTCCTCGCCGACCGCGCGACCGCGCGCGGGAACGTCTCGTTCTCGCCCGGGACGCTGGTCGGGCCCTCGGCCACGCTGCACGCGGGGGTCCACGCCAGCGGGCAGATCGCAGAGGGAGCGGAGGTGATGCGCTGA
- a CDS encoding CheF family chemotaxis protein: MSDTERKIADTRGQYLLAVQGGQRLTDADWRDCRIVLTNQRIALIAEEKRQIPLSGIDRIADRFDVNQESASVADYLALHVEEDVLLVSAADQDGFETDFYRAALDEEVIFVRHPAIEGGVVQDTEWTKGRVKVTDRALRLALADGQSVAVERADIGSLTVEERTVSGAERTVVEVEHSEDGVSVETHLAGEGLHATVLEVMLAESAERNRADLDLSNTEQRVIMALHSGVSPFDVPEFVGIDVDRTEEIFDRLIELDAISVVRERTEVQLTSKGRRVAGQGVGER; this comes from the coding sequence ATGAGCGACACCGAGCGGAAGATCGCGGACACGCGGGGCCAGTACCTGCTGGCGGTGCAGGGCGGCCAGCGGCTGACCGACGCGGACTGGCGGGACTGCCGGATCGTCCTGACGAACCAGCGGATCGCGCTGATCGCAGAGGAGAAGCGCCAGATCCCGCTGTCGGGAATCGACCGCATCGCGGACCGGTTCGACGTCAATCAGGAGAGCGCCAGCGTGGCCGACTACCTCGCCCTGCACGTCGAGGAGGACGTCCTGCTGGTCTCGGCGGCGGATCAGGACGGCTTCGAGACGGACTTCTACCGCGCGGCGCTGGACGAGGAGGTGATCTTCGTCAGGCACCCGGCGATCGAGGGCGGCGTCGTGCAGGACACGGAGTGGACGAAGGGACGGGTGAAGGTGACCGACAGGGCGCTGCGGCTGGCGCTGGCCGACGGGCAGTCGGTGGCCGTCGAGCGGGCCGACATCGGGAGCCTGACGGTCGAGGAGCGGACCGTCAGCGGCGCGGAGCGGACCGTCGTCGAGGTCGAGCACAGCGAGGACGGCGTCAGCGTCGAGACGCACCTCGCCGGCGAGGGGCTCCACGCGACGGTGCTGGAGGTGATGCTGGCCGAGAGCGCCGAGCGCAACCGGGCGGACCTGGACCTCTCGAACACGGAGCAGCGCGTGATCATGGCGCTGCACTCGGGCGTCTCGCCGTTCGACGTCCCCGAGTTCGTCGGGATCGACGTCGACCGGACCGAGGAGATCTTCGACCGGCTGATCGAACTGGACGCCATCAGCGTGGTCCGCGAGCGCACCGAGGTCCAGTTGACCTCGAAGGGCCGACGCGTCGCGGGGCAGGGCGTCGGGGAGCGGTAG
- a CDS encoding antitoxin VapB family protein — MGTDYKSVRLTTEAYETLERRKRDDETFSEAVERLAAERPISDLAGVFSTEDVESIREARQEAYEDYTSRQAERFEE; from the coding sequence ATGGGCACAGACTACAAGAGCGTTCGACTGACGACGGAAGCATACGAGACACTCGAACGGAGGAAGCGAGACGACGAGACGTTTTCTGAGGCAGTCGAACGGCTCGCTGCCGAACGGCCGATCAGCGACCTTGCCGGCGTGTTCTCGACCGAGGACGTAGAATCGATTCGTGAAGCCCGTCAGGAGGCATACGAGGACTACACGAGTCGGCAGGCCGAGCGGTTCGAGGAATGA
- a CDS encoding type II toxin-antitoxin system VapC family toxin — protein sequence MILDTSFVEDVASGEEDAVQAADVLRQEGIPERLSVITLYELYWGVSYVDTPQHERDRIDGVLESKETYDVTPEIARKAGRITGRLSSDGRPINDPGDELIGATGVVHDEPVLTRNVDHFERIPGLEVETY from the coding sequence ATGATACTGGACACGTCGTTCGTCGAAGACGTCGCGAGCGGTGAAGAGGACGCCGTTCAGGCCGCAGATGTACTCCGACAGGAAGGGATCCCGGAGCGCCTTTCAGTAATCACTCTCTACGAACTCTACTGGGGCGTCAGTTACGTCGATACGCCGCAGCACGAACGGGATCGGATCGATGGGGTTCTCGAGTCCAAGGAGACCTACGACGTCACGCCAGAGATAGCCCGCAAAGCCGGTCGTATTACCGGTCGGCTGTCGAGCGATGGACGTCCCATCAACGATCCCGGTGACGAGTTGATCGGTGCGACTGGCGTCGTTCACGACGAACCGGTCCTTACCCGGAACGTAGACCACTTCGAGCGGATTCCGGGACTGGAAGTCGAAACGTACTGA
- a CDS encoding CheF family chemotaxis protein, which translates to MSGDERTLVDTAGDFRYAVRDGEPVAEPRWRSCRVVVTDARLVLATDGGKQAIPHSNIELVDDGELPDGVDVAGATPLRVGDAVVAVDADVDDFAREYCRAALHGEVILVKHPAVVGGVVQDDSGWRKARFRLDDGDVALAFSGGESTRFAVDDVGTVETGQRSVMDEVRTVLEVEHTDADDRSVETHFSGLDRHTAALAALFERVVEDRDDDYELSDTESQVLMALYSGVSPFEMSDFVGIPVDEVEEIYQTLLEVGAVDEVRTRTEVTLNAQGRNMASEAMNEE; encoded by the coding sequence ATGAGCGGCGACGAACGGACCCTGGTTGACACCGCCGGCGACTTCCGGTACGCCGTGCGGGACGGCGAGCCGGTCGCCGAGCCGCGCTGGCGCTCCTGCCGCGTCGTGGTGACCGACGCGCGCCTCGTGCTTGCCACCGACGGCGGCAAGCAGGCCATCCCGCACTCGAACATCGAACTCGTCGACGACGGCGAACTCCCGGACGGCGTCGACGTGGCCGGCGCGACGCCGCTGCGGGTCGGCGACGCCGTCGTCGCGGTCGACGCCGACGTCGACGACTTCGCCCGGGAGTACTGCCGCGCGGCGCTGCACGGCGAGGTCATCCTGGTCAAGCACCCGGCCGTCGTCGGCGGCGTCGTCCAGGACGACAGCGGGTGGCGCAAGGCCCGCTTCCGACTGGACGACGGCGACGTCGCGCTGGCGTTCTCCGGCGGCGAATCGACGCGATTCGCCGTCGACGACGTCGGGACCGTCGAGACCGGCCAGCGGTCCGTGATGGACGAGGTCCGGACCGTCCTGGAGGTCGAACACACTGACGCCGACGACCGCAGCGTCGAGACCCACTTCTCCGGGCTGGACCGCCACACCGCCGCCCTGGCGGCGCTGTTCGAGCGCGTCGTCGAGGACCGCGACGACGACTACGAACTCTCCGACACGGAGAGTCAGGTGTTGATGGCGCTGTACTCCGGCGTCTCGCCGTTCGAGATGTCCGACTTCGTCGGCATCCCCGTCGACGAGGTCGAGGAGATCTACCAGACGCTGCTGGAGGTCGGCGCCGTCGACGAGGTCCGCACCCGGACCGAGGTGACGCTGAACGCCCAGGGCCGGAACATGGCGAGCGAAGCGATGAACGAGGAGTGA
- a CDS encoding AbrB/MazE/SpoVT family DNA-binding domain-containing protein, with amino-acid sequence MPGDVNSAVTTIGDGGKVRIPASIRDRLDIESGDKLRWSIDEEGDLSVEVRRQRYGVFDDFEGVPMGGDGLETHDLAGYEDDPAFSEDS; translated from the coding sequence ATGCCGGGCGACGTGAACTCCGCGGTAACCACGATAGGTGACGGGGGCAAAGTCAGGATTCCGGCGTCGATTCGCGACCGCCTCGATATCGAGTCCGGCGACAAACTACGCTGGAGCATCGACGAGGAGGGAGACCTCTCTGTGGAGGTCCGGCGGCAGCGCTATGGTGTCTTCGACGATTTCGAGGGCGTTCCGATGGGCGGTGACGGTCTCGAAACACACGACCTCGCCGGATACGAAGACGATCCAGCGTTCTCCGAGGATTCCTGA
- a CDS encoding undecaprenyl-diphosphate phosphatase — protein sequence MDDAVVAVVLGAIQGALEWLPVSSEGATAVAVSALAGSSPAVATQFGLFLHAGTALSALAYYRESVAEVLRSAVGWRPRTAFAEDTADLSFLALATLATGVTGIPALIMLEEAVSGLETGTFLAVIGGLLVLTGLLQRFAAAVSLEQRATPDWVDALLVGALQGLAVLPGVSRSGTTVSALLLRGHEGESTLRLSFLLSIPAALAANAIVVLDDGVPAIDPGPAVLALAVSAVVGYLTVDALVRLVRRVPFWAVCVGFGALGVVGGLLVI from the coding sequence ATGGACGACGCCGTCGTCGCGGTCGTGCTGGGCGCGATCCAGGGGGCGCTCGAGTGGTTGCCGGTCTCCAGCGAGGGGGCCACGGCCGTCGCCGTCAGCGCGCTAGCCGGCTCCTCGCCGGCCGTGGCGACCCAGTTCGGCCTGTTCCTGCACGCCGGGACCGCGCTCTCGGCGCTGGCGTACTACCGCGAGTCCGTCGCCGAGGTGCTGCGGTCCGCGGTGGGGTGGCGCCCGCGGACGGCCTTCGCCGAGGACACGGCAGACCTCTCCTTCCTCGCGCTGGCCACGCTGGCGACCGGCGTCACGGGCATCCCCGCCCTGATCATGCTGGAGGAGGCCGTCTCCGGGCTGGAGACGGGCACCTTCCTCGCCGTCATCGGCGGCCTGCTGGTCCTGACGGGCCTGCTCCAGCGGTTCGCCGCCGCCGTCTCGCTGGAGCAGCGGGCCACGCCGGACTGGGTGGACGCCCTGCTCGTCGGCGCGCTCCAGGGGCTGGCCGTCCTCCCGGGCGTCTCCCGCTCGGGGACGACCGTCAGCGCGCTGCTGCTGCGGGGCCACGAGGGCGAGTCGACGCTGCGGCTCTCCTTCTTGCTGTCGATTCCCGCCGCGCTGGCCGCCAACGCCATCGTCGTGCTCGACGACGGCGTCCCGGCGATCGACCCCGGGCCGGCCGTCCTCGCGCTTGCGGTCAGCGCCGTCGTCGGCTACCTGACCGTCGACGCGCTCGTCAGGCTGGTCCGCCGGGTCCCCTTCTGGGCCGTCTGCGTCGGCTTCGGCGCGCTGGGCGTTGTCGGCGGGCTCTTGGTGATTTGA
- a CDS encoding tRNA pseudouridine(54/55) synthase Pus10 yields the protein MTVLEDARAALSTGPLCYSCLGRLFADRSFGLANAERGRSLRVSVALEDDEPFEPDEDCWVCEGEAARFDEWAERAAAAVRGYEFDTYQLGTKVPPLLEENDRLLREDLGLSVGDGEDADRTDFAGERLKTEFNREVGKRVGGLVDAEVDFERPDVQLTLDLATDEVAVQVNSAFVYGRYRKLERDIPQTEWPCKECHETGIKAGEECPGCDGTGYRYDRSVEELTAPVVLDAMDGEEAVFHGAGREDVDALMLGTGRPFVIEVKEPRRRDVDVEALEAEINDFADGGAEVEGLRQATHDMVERVKEHDASKTYRMDVEFDESVDEAALDEALDALEGATIEQETPQRVDHRRASLVRTREVYATDGELVDDRRADLEIHGAGGLYVKELVSSDEGRTEPSLAGELGVDAEVTALDVLAVEGEEEPFERPEFFRDGEE from the coding sequence ATGACGGTACTCGAGGACGCCCGGGCGGCGCTGTCGACCGGGCCGCTCTGTTACTCCTGTCTGGGGCGGCTGTTCGCCGACCGGAGCTTCGGGCTGGCAAACGCCGAACGGGGCCGGTCGCTCCGCGTCTCCGTCGCGCTCGAGGACGACGAGCCCTTCGAGCCCGACGAGGACTGCTGGGTCTGCGAGGGGGAGGCCGCCCGCTTCGACGAGTGGGCCGAGCGCGCCGCCGCGGCGGTGCGGGGCTACGAGTTCGACACCTACCAGCTCGGGACCAAGGTCCCGCCGCTGCTGGAGGAGAACGACCGCCTGCTGCGGGAGGACCTGGGTCTGTCCGTCGGCGACGGCGAGGACGCCGACCGCACCGACTTCGCCGGCGAGCGCCTGAAGACGGAGTTCAACCGCGAGGTGGGCAAGCGCGTCGGCGGGCTGGTCGACGCCGAGGTGGACTTCGAGCGCCCGGACGTCCAGCTGACGCTGGACCTGGCCACCGACGAGGTGGCAGTTCAGGTCAACTCCGCGTTCGTCTACGGCCGCTACCGCAAGTTAGAGCGGGACATCCCCCAGACGGAGTGGCCCTGCAAGGAGTGCCACGAGACGGGGATCAAGGCCGGCGAGGAGTGCCCCGGCTGCGACGGCACGGGCTACCGCTACGATCGGAGCGTCGAGGAGCTGACCGCGCCCGTCGTCCTCGACGCGATGGACGGCGAGGAGGCCGTCTTCCACGGCGCCGGCCGCGAGGACGTCGACGCCCTGATGCTGGGCACGGGTCGCCCGTTCGTAATCGAGGTCAAGGAGCCCCGCCGCCGGGACGTCGACGTCGAGGCGCTGGAGGCGGAGATCAACGACTTCGCCGACGGCGGGGCCGAGGTCGAGGGGCTCCGGCAGGCCACCCACGACATGGTCGAGCGCGTCAAGGAACACGACGCCTCGAAGACCTACCGCATGGACGTCGAGTTCGACGAGTCCGTCGACGAGGCTGCCCTCGACGAGGCGCTCGACGCGCTCGAGGGCGCAACGATCGAGCAGGAGACGCCCCAGCGCGTCGACCACCGCCGGGCCAGCCTCGTCCGGACGCGCGAGGTGTACGCGACCGACGGAGAACTCGTCGACGACCGCCGCGCTGACCTCGAGATCCACGGCGCGGGCGGCCTCTACGTCAAGGAGCTGGTCTCGAGCGACGAGGGGCGGACGGAGCCGAGCCTCGCCGGTGAGCTCGGCGTCGACGCAGAAGTGACCGCGCTGGACGTCCTCGCCGTCGAGGGCGAGGAGGAACCGTTCGAGCGGCCCGAGTTCTTCCGGGACGGCGAGGAGTGA
- a CDS encoding aldo/keto reductase produces METRPLGETGHDSSVLTFGSIALNFIEQEAANEMVEDAVQAGVNHFDVAPTYGDAELKLAPKLEEHRDEIFLGCKTQERTYYGAWGELQKSLDRLGVDTIDLYQFHAVTEYRELEAIKGEYDPELAQGDHDPGALQAFVEAKEEGLIDHIGLTSHGDPSLIRQAIHDIDELETVMFPFNYTLEAKEGPEYDYRSVLELAREEGLGTLCIKGFAKGPWPDDLPEDERPYNTWYEPYDTEEELVECLRFALSHGMTSIPNAGDPDLVPTILEAAENYEPMSEAEQSELREGARDAESPVPARLD; encoded by the coding sequence ATGGAAACCCGACCGCTCGGCGAGACCGGCCACGACTCGAGCGTCCTGACCTTCGGCTCGATCGCGCTGAACTTCATCGAGCAGGAGGCGGCCAACGAGATGGTCGAGGACGCCGTCCAGGCGGGCGTCAACCACTTCGACGTGGCGCCGACCTACGGCGACGCGGAGCTGAAACTGGCCCCCAAGCTCGAGGAACACCGCGACGAGATATTCCTCGGCTGCAAGACCCAGGAGCGGACCTACTACGGCGCCTGGGGCGAACTGCAGAAGTCGCTGGACAGGCTGGGCGTCGACACGATCGACCTCTACCAGTTCCACGCCGTCACCGAGTACCGGGAGCTGGAGGCGATCAAGGGCGAGTACGACCCGGAACTCGCGCAGGGCGATCACGACCCCGGCGCGCTGCAGGCCTTCGTCGAGGCGAAGGAGGAGGGCCTGATCGACCACATCGGCCTGACCAGCCACGGCGACCCGAGCCTGATCCGGCAGGCCATCCACGACATCGACGAGCTGGAGACGGTGATGTTCCCGTTCAACTACACCCTCGAGGCGAAAGAGGGGCCGGAGTACGACTACCGCTCCGTGCTGGAACTGGCCCGTGAGGAGGGGCTCGGCACGCTCTGTATCAAGGGCTTCGCGAAGGGCCCCTGGCCCGACGACTTGCCGGAGGACGAGCGGCCGTACAACACGTGGTACGAGCCGTACGACACCGAGGAGGAGCTCGTCGAGTGCCTGCGCTTCGCGCTCTCGCACGGCATGACCTCCATCCCGAACGCGGGCGACCCGGACCTCGTCCCGACGATCCTGGAGGCGGCGGAGAACTACGAGCCGATGAGCGAAGCGGAGCAGTCGGAACTCCGCGAGGGGGCCCGCGACGCGGAGTCGCCGGTGCCGGCCCGACTGGACTGA